Sequence from the Triplophysa rosa linkage group LG22, Trosa_1v2, whole genome shotgun sequence genome:
GGCCGTGGCGGCCGAGCTGGGCATCATGGTAATGGAGGGAGGCGTCAGCATGAGCAGTCGTCAGAGCGAGACCTACAACTACGTCCTGGCCCGCAAGATGATGGAGAAAGAGCGTGAGGAGGAGGGTGTGAAGAGCGTGCTGGACGTGCATCTGGAGACCTACATGCAGCAGCGAGGAGAAGCCCAATCAAACCACAGCTGTCCCAAGAGAAAACGGCCGGCCAAGGAACGACTGGGCGTGCGGGCCGAAATGGACTTTAAGGGTCGATACGAGCTTACGCAAGACGACGCTGAAGGCAGAGTGGTGGATGAGATAGCACACAGGTGCTCACACACGTGTCATCTTGCTTATTTACATCAAACAATTGAGTTGGTGTTAGAACATGTAGTTCATCTGATGTGGGGGACATGAATAAATGACTGGAGGAAGCCAGTGATTTGAAGCCCAGCAGTAATTGTTTTCAGCCAGCAAATACTGTGATGATCATAATCGAGATTTCATCCTGTGTGATATTTGTTAGTGTAGGGGACGCGCGTGTTCTTCGTGATTCATCTTTTAATCCTTgacttgtttctgtgtgttgaaGACTGATGGAGCCCAAGAAAGATTTAATCGAGCGAGTGGTGAGAGTGATAGGAGTAAAGAAAGCCATCGAGCTGCTGTCAGAGACGGCCACCATCGAGCAGAACGGAGGTCTCTACACTATGGTATGTGCTTCTCTAGACACACACACTCGTTGGGTTAGGGCTCTTGTGCGTGTTTAACgcagatgtgtgtgcgtgcgtgtgtgttcatgtttgtatatcccggtggggacctaaacctgaatgcacaccaacacatggggactcgtgtcaccgtggggaccaaaattgaggtcctcatgggcacaaaagcttataaattgtacagaacaatattttttttaaatctaaaaatgcaaaaagttttctatgatctttaggtttaggggtagggttaggggataaaatatacagtttgtggaagtataaaaacattacgcatatggactgtccccacagagataataaatcagacatgtgtgtgcgtgcgtgtgtgtgtgtgtgtgtgtgtttactgcagGATGGCAGCAGGAGACGCACACCCGGTGGAGTTTATTTGAACTTACTGAAGAACACACCCAGCATCTTGGAAAGCCATCTGAAGGTTTGTCATTCAAGCACATTGACGTCTGCTCTGATGGGTTTACTTTTACTTCAGTTCATAATATTGTTAAGAGTAGAAATAAAGTTAACATCATAAAAGTGCAAGAAGATGCTGTAAGCTTCTATTCAGGATATGTAATTCTGTACTCCTCCTCGTGTCATTTAAACACCCAGTGGCCCAGTTGTGGGTTTTCTGGTTCCAATGGGAGTGGCTTATGACCGCCATCTCAACCTTCAAAAGGACACACAGCTCCGCATGCCCACAGTGAAATGGCAAAGATCACAAACTTTCACAAAGGATGGATTAGATTTGTCTTTTCTTTCACCAAATCTTTTCCGAAAACTTGAAATTTACACCACGAGAAGAGGGTGCCAATCCCCTCCCAAAAGAGCAGTGTATAAACATCTGTTTGGATTTTGAAAATCACAGAAATCCATCAGGTGTGAGAATGAACTATACCTTCAATAGAAAATGATGATTTGTTGCGCACATGTGCTTTAGATAATGTTTATGTGAGCAATAAGGTACCAGAGGCTGTGCTTAGTCAGGAATAAATCACGGCTGAGGGGTGGTGTTAGACACCAGGTGAAGCGGAGTGATTTATTCATGATAAAGCACCAGCCTCGAGTACCTTATTGCTCACataaacacaatacaaatattaaagctCAAAAATATGTATCAATGCAACTTTCATAAAGGAAAATCACTTAAATGAAcccaacatgaaaattctgtcaacatttactcagcctcttgtcatttcaaacctctatgattgtctttcttctgcagaacacaattaaagaataatgttgttaactggacaccattcacttgcattggtttagaAGTGAGTGGGGTCCAGTGTGGTTCGGTTataaactttcttcaaaatatcttcttttgtgttctgcagaagaaagaaagtcatacaggtttgaaatgacaagagagtgagtaaatgatgacagagttttcactTTTGagtgaaccatcactttaaggCCTTCATTCCGCTGGGAAAAAGAATCGTCTGTGAACAGCAACAGAATGTTTCGTTTACGTTGCTAAGGGGGCGTATGCACAGAATCGTTAGCTGAAGCGCTCATAGCTGTGTCGTAAATAAAGCATAGCTGTTGACTAGGGGTGGGCTGATACCAGTTTTTCTTTTACGATCCGATTCTGATACCTGAATTGTAAGTGTCGGCCGATCCGATACTAGTCTTGCTTTTTTCTGATCAGTGTAGAATTgcatgtattttattgtattgaacAAAACTATAACGTGTTTATGAAAGTTGACTGAACAtaatgatatatgctttatgagagtttttttacacaaaattatTGCGCTACATATAaagtagggctgaacgattaatcgaaatcgaatcgcaatcgcgatgtgagacgttgcgatttgctaatcgcaagaggctgcgatgtgctaatcgcaagaggctgcgatgtggaagcgatgtgaaaaataggaaacgcgtctgttccaagcccgctttgagtggcattcttgctaaccaactgagtgagcgcacctccattatgcctaatcagcactgccccagccaactgcataaacgtccgtcattaaaaaaaaaaaaacatacagaagcaggagagagacagtgtgtgttattatggcatctgcagagtcagatcgatcattaggcaaataaatactaaagaaccgtccaattcagaagaccgcacacacagcctgtgtcatactcgcgcgactcttccccgcgttgcgcgtctcgcggacgagccgtttaaacttgacgcgcatacacagcctgtttcgtaatgacgtttatagtacttgagtccggctcgggcatctggcaatatggacgaggcttgacgcacgcgcgcaccctgtgtaaactcacgcctagctccgcgtttcaaacaaatgtaaattctatctaactgttttgctaatttcacttggatgaaattaaacattcagcacattttttacttgttttaaaaaatcccacatacttaaacaataataaatcagcctatgtaaactatgaactattttaataattcactaacacaatagaaaatgttatggatttaagggttacaatgggagttgtatttgttttaatggaaactataatagtgtacactggtatttggattctattggtgtgatgtaatctggaagttgggaaccaattgaacaacagtaagccctatttgaataatgcccaaagcacactacaaaaattaattttgtaatggttttaatggaaacaattaaatgtttttatttttgttgttttctttcagggtaactatacccatactgtgctccacacaacaatattgaattgaagcttgaattagaaaagttaaaatcgcaaatcaaatcgcaatcgcaatgtctgtcaaaaatatcgcaattagatattttccccaaatcgcacagccctaatataaagtacagatacttgagAAATGTACATGAGTAAAAGTGAAAATACTTCACTACAATACTCTAATGTAAAGTGGCACTAAAGGCCCTATCCTTTTGCGCTTAATGGATCCGCTTCTCTACACGTATTGTGCATTCTGGAAGCTGGCTGACGCGCTTCATTCATTCTCTTATTTACACGTACTGTGGGTGTCTCGGGCACAGAAATGATGTGCTTAATACATCCACCTCAACTCGCTTAATGCACCTTCTTCTGAAGTTCATAATAGTTACAACACAAAAGTAAGAGATATGTTATATGTTTTACATAACGTGCATGGGATCCTTCCAACAGTTTGCTGAGCCTTTGAATCAGAGGTTTAAACACAGAGTTATTGTGTGTGAGTGACGCCTTTTACTCAGACCGCTTACAATTCTATAATCTAAGACACCCAACTCCAGCAAAATACAATCCTTACAATCCAAATATTGTCTAGTGATTATGCAGAATAATTCAAACATTGGAACATCTaggaaagagtagcgtcctgactgTCACTGAACACTAGAGTATGCTGAATGGAGAGTGACAGATGACAGCAGTAGCGCAGTTTTCATGAACTTGatgatcttttgttttctcctcACATAGACTTATTGCATGACATAAGAAAATGGTCAAATTTAGCGCAAGAAAACTCTTACAGCGGTTTCTTATAGCTCAtcctttttaaaggggtcatatggtgcgaacacgtgtttttctgtgtctttggtgtgttataagttgctcatgcatgtattagacgcgtAAAAtggcagaaatgaaagtgtgggaaccaaagatgcattctatgtaaaagcgaatgctcacccagacctgcctgaaacgcctcgtgtagccacacccccacaaatctacatcagtcggtggtctgatttgactaagaccgcccaaatgtagacgcaagtaaggtgggcgtacctgtcagtacaattgaagaggaacctgatgctccaaatatggtaagaggcgttacatttccctcacacgcttgcagtattccaccaatcactacgcactggtgaactggccaatcacagcacacctcgcttttcagagccatgagctttgttaaaaatctgcgtgtttcagagaggcggagcaaagaggagatacaaacatgcacggtatgtggaaaatacagcattttgaaccttaaatcctatatacacattgcattacatctgaaacaacccataatatttgttttagctgtCATATCACACCCCTTTAAAGATTGATATTATTCAGCACAGCCACTTCCGATACCTGATCCAACAAAAATTGTCCGTATCGACGCGATACCGATCCAGAGTATTGGGATCGGCCCACCCCTACTATTGACCCATCAGAATCAAGGATATGGATTTTTAAATATCATTGGCCTTTGTTTACGCAAACTCTTGTTAGTGTTTTGCCATGGTCAGActagactttgagcatgcgaatTGCGTTCGGACGGTGATGCGAAAATGGGCGGGCGTGATTCctccatcttttacatttcagtaccaagaggtcacgctgtgacatttgatcttctattggtctcacgtgATGTGAATtggcaggtcagagttcaccaaacttgaactttgctacgcagcgaaATGTGAAACGTCTTGGATGGGCTTGCGTGTTCCGGTctgcgtatgaatggaagtcaatggaacgaaAAGTCAAGTGTCACCACGGCGTCTTTAGTGAAGCATACGTGATGAAGGTCATACATTCACAACAGCAGCGGTCATTGACGGCTGAGGCATCTTTCACACAGATTGAGATTGTACTGTATTATTCTATGTGgggttcatgtttttgtttgcctGTTCTCATCATACAGGAGATCTTCCATGAGGAGAACCAGAAGGAATACAGCAGCAAAAAAGCTGCCAAGAAGCGACGAAGGAGAATCGTAGCAAAGAAGATGAAGCAGGCCATCGGCACTCTCAATCTCCAAGAACACAGCGACGAGTCACGAGAAACATTTGCCAGTGACACTGAAGAGGCCCTGGTGTCCCTGGAGGAGACCCCGTCAGAGTCTGCGCTGGGAACGGATGACAACCCTGTCGTTTACAACTCCAATGATCTGGAAGTTTTCTAACACGCCTGTTGTCTCCATCATTAACATCGCTCTGAGAGTAATATGTTGTTATGTGAACGCTGATGTTTCAGTTTGCCGCTCTTCACATCTAGTGTGCACTTTAAATTTCTCTTCTGAGTGTTCAAGGGACGATCAGACGGCGTCAGTGTGATGCTTGTACAGATTTTCTACAGGAGGTTTTGCCTGTTGAACGTGTGGTTaatcaaatgtaataaattcctttgtttgcttcttttttctattttttttacgTATGTGATTGCAGACGAATATTATATATTTGCTCAGACGTCCAATAAATAAAACTTGATTTGTTCATGTCCATTGACATCTTTTAAAGCATTAAACATGTACTCAAGGTGGTAATATGGATGATGTGTGGTGTGAATGTCATGTTTGACTGCAGCATAATCAGCAAATCAAGTAAACCGgtgaaaaaacaaatcaaagagTCATTTTGAGCGATGCTTTTACTACATGAACACTTTCTGCGTTCATGAGCATTATTCGCGAATATCACGGTCACCCCTGAGACAACGATACATTTGCTGTCAAAGCCTGGTTCATTATCGTAGGGGTAGCAAGAATATTGCGAATATTGATAGTAAACTAACAGAAATAAAACTCATGATGTGATGCGCGtggtttttaaatattgttgtttgcGGAATTAAGTTTCAGCGCGTTATTTTGCCGTTTGAATTTTGTCTCATCCGCTGGGGTGAACCCGTCCGCGATGACGTGGCGGACGCTCATTTGGTATCTGTGGTCACATGCTAGTGTCGGCCGGCCATATTTGTTCAGTCATTGTCACACGCGACGCGGCTGCACTCGCAGCGAGACCCTCGAGAACGTTTACAACCGAGTGAGATTCGGGCTGAGCTGAATGAGCGTTTATAATCGATCGCGTTGAGCAGATTTCCAGTGACGACTGAAAGATGGCGAGCGCGACTCCGGCCGCTCAGCGGTCCCGCGGCGCGGGCGGTATGGCGTCTCCTCTGAGCCCGGCGCGGATCTCCAGGCTGCAAGAGAAGGAGGATCTGCAGCAGCTCAACGATCGCCTCGCCACTTACATCGACACCGTGCGCAGTCTCGAGTCCGATAACAGCGTGCTGCAGCTGCAGATCCTCGAGCACGAGCAGCAGCGCAGTCGCGAGATCACcgcactcaaagcgctttatgAGACCGAGCTTGCGGACGCGCGCCGGTCGCTGGATAACACTGCGCGGGAGCGCGCGCGGCTCCAGATTGACCTCGGCAAGATTAGCAGCGAGCACGAGCAGCTGATGCACGAGTGAGTCTTTCACaggtcctgtgtgtgtgtgtgtgtgtgtgtgtgtgtgtgtgtgtgtgtgtgtgtgtgtgtgtgcgtgtgcgtgtgcgtgcgcgtgcgcgtgtgcgtgtgtgtgtactggtttagctatatttgtgagggccaaatgtcctcagtaccacagtgaaatacgtgtgaacccacttgtgaggacattttactggtcctcactaaataaaaaggctcataattCGCTCAAATAGTGtttgtctttaaatgtaatagagtgcacatgtttgtgtgattattaggttaagggttagggataggggatagaatatatcataagcctgatataaaatcaatggaagtctatgtaatgtcctcacgtgtgtgtgtgtgcgtgtgcgtgtgtgtgtgcgtgtgcgtgcgcgtgcgcgtgtgtgcgtgtgcgtgtgagtgcgtgcgtgtgtgtgtgcgtgtgtgtgcgtgtgtgtgtgtgtgtgtgtgtgtgtgtgagattgaCAGCGACAGGCAGTTGACATCTTTTAtagcacgtgtgtgtgtgtttgattgacagcgaCAGGCATGAGTTTACACATCTGTCACGAGCTCTGTGAGAGTTCTTGTTCAGTAAAGAGCACATGCTACAAacatactgtgtgtgtgcgcgcgcgtggacatgtttttatatcccggtggggacctaaacctgaatgcacacaactcatggggactcctGTCACCGTgaggaccaaaattgaggtcctcatgggcacaaaagcttacaaattgtacagaacaatatttttttttaaatctaaaaatttagttttctatgatctttaggtttaggggtagggttagtggatagaatatacagtttgtacagtataaaaaacattacgcctatggactgtccccagacatgtgtgtgttgaGTTGACGTGCAGCTGTGGGACTTCACGTCATTACCATCATGCACCAGTGAAATATGGTAATCGGGTATTCTTGTGATTTGTGTAGATCTGAAGAGTTGTTTTGGGTTTATTTATAAATTGCAAGTCCTCGGGTgccatatttttaaaatgtaaaatggagaTACAGACACCACAGCATCAGACAACCAGTCTGCACATAGGTCAGGAGGAGAGTGTCTCAAATGGCATTTTTGTTCCCTTGAAAGGCACTGCTGCACGCAATATGAATggaattgtttttattattccGTTTGCCAAACGCCTATATTACAGTCCTGTTGTAGTCCAAACACTCCACTGGCACACAAGTCACAGTCTCGAACAAAGGTTAAAGTTTACATATGTACCTCCTTTACACTTGTAAAAATGCTGTAATATATCTAATATATCTGGGCCCATATATATAAAACTTCTCAGAAATGCTCTTTAGAGTGCTCTTAAAATTTGACTTAAGTGTCAAAGAATCTTTTAGGACCTGTCTAAGAAAGTAGGAGACTTGTATAAAGAAGCTAAAAGCAACTTCTAGCAAAGCCTCATTCTAAAGTGTTGTCAATGTCAACTAAGGACTACAATGATTTCACCACAAAATGGTGtgatggtaaatttgtggtgaCTATTGTTTTCCTACACAGAACTAATACTTTGGTTACTAATGAATGGTGCAGGGCTTCAAACAGACTCCAGTGGTTTAACTGTCATTTTATGAAGTGATGAGAAGACTTTGTGTGCAGTAAGAGCACTCGGCACATGCAGCCTTCTGGCTCTTCACCACACGCATGCGTGACTGTGTGCTCTCATGAATGCTCATTTAAACAAgccaaacaaaaatgatttttttttacaaaatatgaacgtttttaaatgaacaattctGATTCTGTTCTAATTGAGCACAATTGATCAGTGAACACTTCACCTCACAcatgaacacaacacaaacatgtgaTGTGATATGATGATGATTGTGATGATGGTGATGTGATGATGTGGTGGTGATGATATgattgtgatgtgatgtgttgaTGATTGAGATTTTATGTGgtggtgatgatggtgatgtgtgatgtgatgatgatgatggtgatgtgatgtgaggccaagtatggtgttccatactcagaatttgtgctctgcatttaacccatccaagtgcacacactaGTGATGGGAAATGAAGCCTCCAGACTTTCCCCTGAATGTTTCGAGATAAGATTCAAAGCTTCGAGAATGTCGAAAACAGTGCCATCTGTTGGTTAATAAACGTACAGCAATCGCTTCTGGAAGAAGCTCCATTAGACGAAGCAACCAGCAGATGAATTGTAATGTTATGTGTACAAATAAAGGTTTGAGTACATCGTGTGTGAAtggtaaatataataaattaatttacccATTCTTGTGTGGCAATAAATATTAGTTAATATGAGTTAATATTCATACGTTTCGATATTGTAtatcaggggtcttcaactacttttctttgagggccagactccaaaagtataaataggatgcgggacagttttttaccatatcataatttcttgttattttgtatttctgttatttattgcattttgttcctttgtactggttttgttgctgttacttataggtcatatattaaagcatgcacacacaaatattgcatgcAGTATATCTGTTcttgatatttaattaaaagggatattgtctttttaattgtattttatattccctaATACGCTGAATgaaattgctgttaatttactcacccccagtccCCCAGccaagatgtgggtggtattgtttttttttttcaagaagatatttatgaagatattgaaTTAATgaagttaaattaaaaaaaaagtaaaaaaaacttaataCATTCAgaacaaaagtaatccctgccccttgacgTTAAACTGGCGTCTAATAAAGCGAATCA
This genomic interval carries:
- the phax gene encoding phosphorylated adapter RNA export protein — protein: MAGDGDRMEDLEDGELESDHESVEKRVQVSSLKSKAPAVSAASVSGYRNSINTDSSDSESDSDDDSVMWRQKRRKCSNVPPPVSGGRTAAAPFARKVNNIWGSVVQEQSQEAVAAELGIMVMEGGVSMSSRQSETYNYVLARKMMEKEREEEGVKSVLDVHLETYMQQRGEAQSNHSCPKRKRPAKERLGVRAEMDFKGRYELTQDDAEGRVVDEIAHRLMEPKKDLIERVVRVIGVKKAIELLSETATIEQNGGLYTMDGSRRRTPGGVYLNLLKNTPSILESHLKEIFHEENQKEYSSKKAAKKRRRRIVAKKMKQAIGTLNLQEHSDESRETFASDTEEALVSLEETPSESALGTDDNPVVYNSNDLEVF